Part of the Mauremys reevesii isolate NIE-2019 linkage group 4, ASM1616193v1, whole genome shotgun sequence genome is shown below.
agccctggaaactacaacccttacccactgcactcaacccccatcaccatgcattttagccagcctgaagtgcagcactcattgcacggcactccagacaggaaggttGAATATGCTaaggacatacgcaaatctgtgattggCCCGTTCCCCACACCACCCCCTTTCTTCCTCCCACACAGCACAGATGTGTCATGCCATGtgtgtttcccaagcagttgtgtttcttttcaataaatgaattttttggttTGGGAAACATTCtttattgcattaagtaaaagatacTGTAGCCAGGAAAGCAataggcactgcaagtcagtgcatcATACACAGCAAACACAGATGGCTACtagcattggaaccactgcacttcactcctgtgcagggcaccaaacattgcTCGTGGCTTTCAgcatcaaattgctccctcaaggcatccctaatccttatggccccatgctgggcccctctaaaagccttgctctctggctgttcaaattcagcctccaggtgttgaacctcagTTGTCCttgcctgagtgaagctttctcccttcccttctcaaatgttatggagggtacagcacatgGATATAAACGTGGggatattgtcatcggccaggtccagcttcccatacagacagcgccagcgggcctttaaacagccaaaagcactcAACAGCCATTCTGCACTGACTCGGCCTGTTGCTGAAcccctccttgctgctgtcaaggctccccatgtatggtttcatgagccatggcattaaagggttggtggggtctctaaGGATCataatgggcattttgacttctcCTACGGAaatcttctggtccgggaagaaagtcccggcttgcagcttcctgaaaagTCCTGTGTTCTaaaagatgtgtgcgtcatgcacctttccagaccagcctgtgttaatgtccatgaaacacccacagtgatccacaagcacctggagaaccatagagaaataccccttccgatttatgtacttggaggctaggtggtctggtgccagaatggGAATATGCGTCCcgtctatcacccctccacagttagggaaacccatttgtgcaaagccatccacaatgtcatgcacgtgccccagagtcacagttcttctgagcaggatacAATTAATGGTCCTgaatcaacacgattccaatggtTGACTtgcccactccgaactggttagcgacccatcggtagctgtctggagttgccagtttCCAGATTGCAATCGCCACGcacttctccactggcagggcagctctcaatcttgtgtccttgtgccgcagggtgcGGGCAAGCTCAGTGCACAGTCCCATAAAAGTgtctttcctcatccaaaagttctacagccactgctggtcatcccagacttgcatgatgatgtgatcccatcactcagtgcttgtttcccgaacCCCAAAACGGTGTTCCACtgtggtgagcatgtccgtgaacgccacaagcaatctcgtgtcgtatGCGTCATGCGAGTCGACATCCTTGTCAgattcctcactgtcactttgtagcttaaggagtaactcgactgcaATTTGTGACGTGCTGgtgagacccatcagcatattcctcagcagttcaggatccattcccgcagaccgaaagggaagacagagcctGCAGTACAAAAACTgctgaaagatggcaccaaaagTGGACAGAAgtacagggattgctgggatgtgaagtgaTGCATCAGGGGGCagtgggacaggacccaggatgccccgcgcccccctccccttcccacaagcctcaGTGCCAGAACGGGAAGAGGTGctttgtgggatagctgcccataatgtacCACTCcgaatgccactgcaagtgccgcaaatgtgacCACGCCACTGCGCTTGCAGCTGACGGTTTGAACACACGTCAGCACTTTCCCAGCTGctgtctccgagggctggtttaactcctggcgctctacatctgcaagtgtagacaaggccttaggcttAACTAAAGTAGGTTTCTAGATACTTTGCTTTGCTAGAAGAGCACAAAACGGCCAGAGTAATCTGATAAATCTGGCCCACAGTTCTCATACCATGGAGAAAAAATGTAGAGGTATGTTTGGCAAAGATAAGACTGCCAAACATCTGTCTAACATCTGTCTAACATCTGTCACACTGCCCAGGCTATTTCATCACTCCCAGCACTTCCTCTTGTTTGGGTCTCGTACGGCTCACTCCGCCTGACAGAACAATTGACAATACAGTTTTATCCCAGGTTGTGGCACTAAAGCCACTGGCTAGGAGGGGGCACTGAGAGATACACAAATAAGGGACAAGGTTTTGAGTAGACAAGGTGAGTGAATTTGATTTTATAATAAACGACATTCAAATATGTAAGAAACCTGAACATAAAACGTGCTTTATAGTAAAAACTGTGGGCCATAATCACTCCCAGCATAACTCCAGATGAACCCAGCAGAGCCGCCTCATAGATCAACTTGTCTCAATggcaaaaatataaacaaatgtgCAAATGAGACTGACATTTTGACAGCATTTTTAACGCCATCAATTTTGCCCTTAATAAACACTTGAGCCATAACAAGGACTGTTCATTCTGTGAGCAAAACCACACAGGTACTGCCATCTAGGCTTAAGGTCTCATACCCTTTAGGTGGGCCATACCTGACAGGGGCTTCTATGCAGGTTTATGGCCTAATAGTTTTTACATAAGCAGTAACACCTCACAGATATCACCAGGTCGGTTTGTGACCCGAGCATCTTTAGGTCAGCAATATTTCACCTCTACTTCCAGTGTAGTTGGAGTGGTACAAGCAGCTTCAGGGGGTAGCCACAGCAAGTACACATCAAATCAAGATGCTAGGCATGTAGTTATGGTGGCTAGCTCCTCATGCCACCCAAGTTACACTTTGTAGACATACCTTGCAGGTGAGCAATAACCCACGGGTAATGCCAATTAGGCCTTTGGGTGAATAATGCTACACAGGTATTGCCCGGAAGGCATGTGGCCTAATAATACTGAGATGAGCAATGCCACGCAGGTAGTGCCATGGAGACATATGGCATAATAATCTTTAGATGAGCAATGATACAAAAATACTGCTGTCTAGGCATAAAATTTAATAATCTTTACATTAGGACTACCACATAGATACTACCATACAGGCCTGAAGCCTAATACTCCGGGGCATGTCGGTGCCATCTTCTCCTAAGTGGTGCCAACCTGTGAGGCATTGCAGGGTTGATTGTATTAGGAGGAAAAATTGATCAACCAAGGCAGCTCTATTCTTTGGTATAATCCGTGGGGGAGGGGTTACAAAGAATGTAAACAAAGTCCTGCTTCCCTGAACACCAGTAGAAGCAACCAACAGCCAGCAATCTCTGTATTCAGAAACTCCCAAGTCTGTCACTCCACATGTCTACCCAGGAAACACTATGCCCCTACTTCCTCTAGGAACTCAtaactcctcctcctggcttctgTGCCTCCTGTGACCCAaaggtgcctggggcagtcctcaGTGAAAATCCCAAGGTCAGGGCagaatacaaaaagtaggatattccccaaactggtggttaacactgaagatCTCTGCAGTATCTCCGCAGATCCTGCTACAAAATGTCTCCGAGCATGCCAGCTTCGTTCCGATTATTCTTttattaattgtatttatttCCTATAACTTATAGTCCATGAAACAGaatgtgacgttgcaccccataatgctttatagaagtATGCTTATAactgtaaatatgacataactggaatatggttTATGCTAGATAGGCCATGTAAcgtatctctgcaaaggttataaTCTACTGGATATAGTAATCATATTTGcattcatgtatcatttttatattcgaaattatgaatattggctatgtacttgtttgaatttaagtagcctcagtgaagcatttggtcagcttcttgagaaaagactgttctcagtaactGCCCAATCAAGAAACTCTTAAGCTAACAATGAaattttagtatcagaggggtagccgtgttagtctggatctgtaaaagcagcaaaaagtcctctggcaccttatagacaaacagacgttttggagcatgagctttcgtgggtgaatacccacttcgtcggatgcatgtgacgaagtgggtattcacccacgaaaactcatgctccaaaacatctgttagtctataaagtaccacaggactctttgctgcttttaatgaaaTTTTAGAGAtgtcaatccacatctgagctttcctgggaatgtggcATCGGCCTGCAAGGAACTGactcatgcatggacatgtgacttgctcatgtgactccaaaacttcatcttggagctggattctgcaaaggagagaggaaggggttcCCACCCACAAATGAACGTCTTTTTaagcccctgggagacccctccattttatcttcagctggcacaaaagatagcctctccaccccaaggaaatgactgaaagaaactggaacaaaggacagtaactacatgTGTGTGAGTGATTGATGGACCCAGATTAGGAGGAAGTCTAGTCTGTAACAgaggcttattggaacatctctgagggtgagatttacctgcatttagtttttactgtattaggcttagacttgcatgttttgttttattttgtatgaCAAATTACTTTGCTCTCTCTGTTATTGCTTTGAACCACTGGAATagatgacctgtcaaggtcccctccagtcctacaattctatgatctCACAAAGAGCCCTacactgggaggagagggggatgcCAGCCTGAGCAGTGGGAAGGGCGAGGGACACGCACCTGCCTATACTTGACATTCAGCAGCACTGTACCCCGCACCACATACACACATTTAGTGCCCACTacacaccaaacacacacacagtgcccacTGCACaccaaaaccacacacacagagtgcccACTACACTATGGCACTGCTGCACACCAGAGCTGAGTCAATGTAATGGCTTTATTATAGACATTCCCGGAATGGATGGGGGAGTTTTCCAACTTCCTCTTAAAactatttttctctccttttccagtTACTTTTCTCCCTTCCTTGGTAAAGCTCTTTCCTTCTTCTGAGAGGTAAATATGTTCAGAAAAGTTGAAATTTCTCCTCTCAGGATAATGCCTACCTTCCCCTTCCATGAATGGCTCCCTGTCATTTCAATTAAAGGCTGAAGTGCTCTGAAACTGACTTGTTTGCTCATGTCTTGGTGATACCTCTTTGTTTTCCCTCCCTTCACTTATCATGAGTTGAGGACGGTAGCAGTACCTGCTAAGAACCCTAAAATCAGCCTTAAAGTTCAATCTTTCCCTCTTTTTTAACCATGCCAATGTTACCCTTAACACCTCTGGAGCTGCCTCCTGGGATAACTTTGAGATTTGATTCCTAGAACATCTTTGCTCCCAGCACAAGGGGTGTGCACAGCACATGCAATTATTGTTGTGACCGTGTCTTTCCTTGTTGAAATGGAACACAGAAGTCCAGAGCATCAGTTCATCTGGATCGCTGTCTCTCCCGTGAGGTCTTTTTAATATGATACAAAACTGAGGTGAATGTATTCCACTTTATTTGTTGGTCACCTCTCCAAATGTCTCTTTGAGTAATTTCCCAGCGTTGGGACACATAAGTATCTTGAAATGGATGAATTTCTTCTGGATTCATAATTTATTGTAAAAAACAATGTAATTGGGGTTGAcctgaaactattcacaaatgTGTTACAAAGTCTCCTAATAGCCTTGTCTCAAAACAATGTGTGTGGGTGAGGAGGATTTAGGTGCCGGTTGTGAAGCAGCCACCAGTAGGAGGTGGTGATGCTCCCTCTCTTTGTAATTTTTAGCTCAGTACTTAGGGTGTTCTCCTGTGAGGTgtgagatccaggttcaattcccccttctgTTCAGTGCTGGGTAAAGATGTGCACTTGGGTTTCCTGTATTTACAGGGAGCAGCCACTGAGCGATGTGCTATTCCAGTCTGGGTtgctctcagtctctcctttCAAAGTTGTTCTACGGTGGATGACTAATTATATAACCCTTGGAACAGAGACATGAAATTGAGCATGTGGGTGCTCCAAACCACTTgtctatagagtcattctctctttctggccctgtgatTCTTCCTGTGTTTTATCTACAATgcaacaacttcaacaggacagACTGAGGGCAAATCTACACTACTGGTTAAATCGAGACTACTGCGATAGATGAAATGGTGTTGATTGGGCAGGTCTGGGGAAGACATGCTAAGTCGATGGGTGggtactccacctccctcagACGCTATGTTCCATCATGGATCTTTCTCAGGGCTGGGCTACACTAAGACTGTCGACTGATGTATGTTACATTACTTCAGTGATGTAACTCTCCCGGTGACATAGCACGGTGTGGCACCGCTGTAAGTCAGACTAACTTGGTCAACTTGAAGTAGCGTAACTGAGATCAATTTACAATGGTAGCATAGACCAGTCCTGAGAACGATGCAGGACAGAACAGAGCCCAGTCACCAGGGTACTGCCTGGCAAAGTGGGAGACCCACTTTCAAATAGCTTCTCCCTCATCAGACAGAGGGGGGGGGGATTGACCTGGATCTCCCACCTGGATCTCCCACCTGGATCACTTGTTTAAAGTCTACAAGAGAAGCAGCACCATTACTGTCTCTTCCATTCCCATCCATTTTTGTCAGTGTCTTTGCTTTTACATTAAAAAGTACCCAGGAAGGAAAAGAAATGTTCCATTTCTGGTCATGCTAAATATTTCCTTCGATCCCACAGGCAAATTTTGTCAATGTTTTCCAGTTTGCCAAACATTTAGGGAGTTTTCAGATTTGGTTCAGGTTGAACTgaatttgtttttcaatttttataACCACCCATGAACTAAAAAATCAGCTATTGGCCCAGCTCTATCCATTTCTCACTCACAGTAACCTGAGCTGTACAATTCCCAGAATTCCTATTCTTCAGAGTCAATAATACTTTCCAGCCAAATAAAGAGTAAGACCTCGTAGCTATAAACATCCAGTGTCTGATAtaactttttctttctgtttaattTATATGGCAGACAAAACTCATCCTCTCCATATTATTTTGTATTCAGTTCAGTGCAGATTCTCACAAAGGATGCACAGACACCATGTTCTCTTTTGGAAATGTTACCCTTGTTCTTATGAGTTTTGTCGCTCCCTTAACTTAAAAGAAAGGCCATTGTGATGGAAATCACCTTTCTCCTCCACGTGCATGGATACAAACCAGGCGACAATCTCAACAACAACCCCAGAGTGGACAAAAAGGGCTGCAGGGGATCAGGAGGGTGTGCAAAAAGCCCTTTGGTTCAGCCAAAGAAATTACACACTTCATACTTGCAACTGCATAATGAAACCAAACCCACGACAAATCGGAGGGAGATAGATTTGATGCCCCCCTCTACTTTCCCAATACAAATAGATCTGTGTTTCTGAAGCACATCACAAATATTCACACATATGAAACAGGCGCTTCCTGGAATTTTCCTGGAATAATCCCTAATAAAGCCCTGATCTTAGTTGAGGCCGGCAGGCCTTGTTGGAATacaaacaaattaataataataacaatacaaTAATGAACAATACTACCATGGGCTCTGCAAAATTACATTGCAATGGGCTGGAAATTGAATTCACCTGTTCCCACTCCCCATCATTAAACCAGTAAAGAGTTAAACAGATTCAGGAATTGGTTAGGAGTTTATTCATTGCTCTCCTCAGGGCGTCCTTCACCTctgtgttcctcaggctgtagatgagggggttcaaCATGGGGATCACCAGCGTGTAAAACACTGAGGCTACTTTGTCTGTGTTCATGGAATAGGTGGAGGGGGGACGTAAATACATGAAGAGTTGGGTGCCATAAAACAGAGTCACTGCGTTCAAGTGGAAAgaacaggtggagaaggctttgtgtcGGCCCTCAGTAGAGCGGATctgcaggatggtggagatgatataGACATAGGAGAGGAGGACAGTCACAAAACTGATTGCTATAATGCAGCACCCGAAAGCAAACATCACAATCTCGTTGTTGCGGGTGTCAGAACAGGAGAGTGGCAACAGTGGGGGGAcgtcacagaagaaatgattgatgatgttggagctgcagaatgacagccGAAATATAAAACACTGAATCATTGAATCTACCAACCCCACAGCATATGCCCCAGTCACCAGCCGTTTACAAAGCTGCCTGGACATGGTGACCGTATAGAGCAGCGGGTTACAGATGGCCACATAACGGTCATACGCCATCACTGCCAGCAAGAGGCACTCAACATCTGAAAAAATGATAGAGAGACACATTTGCGCAGAGCAGGCAGTGTAAGAAATGCTTTTCCTTTCAgctaagaaattcagcagcatcttaGGGCAAACTAACGAGGAAAAGCAGAGGTCACAGAACGACAaattactgaggaaaaagtacatgggggtgtggagtcgGGGATCAATTATGATTAACAAGatcatccccccattccccaccaggGTGACACCATAAATCAGTAGGAACACCCCAAAGAGGGGGACCTGCAGCTCCGGACGATCTGTCAGTCCTGTGAGAATGAACTCAGTCACCTCCGagtgatttcccttttccatctcctctgaacaGAGATCAGAAAGCTACAGAGATGAGGGCAGGTGGATGGTGTGAAAAACCTGTCCTTTCTCTGTAATGAAGTAGATGAAGATAAATGGAGATCAGTTTCTTAATGGACATCAGCATCCACTCAGGAAACGGCTTAGTCCATAGAGCCAGATGTTCACAGCTGGTCATTCCAGTTGTTCGATAACATACACACTAC
Proteins encoded:
- the LOC120403454 gene encoding olfactory receptor-like protein OLF1 — its product is MEKGNHSEVTEFILTGLTDRPELQVPLFGVFLLIYGVTLVGNGGMILLIIIDPRLHTPMYFFLSNLSFCDLCFSSLVCPKMLLNFLAERKSISYTACSAQMCLSIIFSDVECLLLAVMAYDRYVAICNPLLYTVTMSRQLCKRLVTGAYAVGLVDSMIQCFIFRLSFCSSNIINHFFCDVPPLLPLSCSDTRNNEIVMFAFGCCIIAISFVTVLLSYVYIISTILQIRSTEGRHKAFSTCSFHLNAVTLFYGTQLFMYLRPPSTYSMNTDKVASVFYTLVIPMLNPLIYSLRNTEVKDALRRAMNKLLTNS